A single region of the Nicotiana sylvestris chromosome 6, ASM39365v2, whole genome shotgun sequence genome encodes:
- the LOC104214844 gene encoding glycerol-3-phosphate acyltransferase 1-like: MKFKNSAFLFRKPSFKSSHQLPLYPNITTCNLHGRKSQTLVCDIHGTLLRSQSFFPYFMLVAFEGGSIFRAFFLLLSSPFLCVLNFELQLKVMIFITFCGLRLKNMDIVGRAVLPKFYLESLNLHVYEVINSAGAKMVFTSVPRVMVEGFLKEYLNVDSVIGTELHTIGNYFSGLVSNSGLLIKHRALKEFIGERKPDIGIGTSSFNDHLFISFCKEAYVVNKEDMKIGASSTIMPREKYPKPLIFHDGRLAFLPTPLATLSMFIWFPLGIFLAIFRISIGIFLPYKLALFLATLSGVKLSLNGTDPSRLENGKGVLYVCNHRTLLDPVFLSILLGKPLTAVTYSLSKMSEFISPIKTMRLTRDREQDRETMQKLLSEGDLVVCPEGTTCREPYLLRFSSLFAELTDEIVPVAVNTNVTMFYGNTASGFKCLDPIFFLMNPRPSCTIEILGKVPKELTCAGVKSRNKNKEQSGASSSRYAKGLGKGRTTRVYCTQSYPIFLQKTISTTQTRNLLITWQGGKSTHEVANYIQRQLADALGFECTKFTRRDKYLMLAGNKGLVMQNP; the protein is encoded by the exons ATGAAATTCAAAAACTCTGCCTTTCTTTTCAGAAAACCATCTTTTAAATCATCTCATCAGCTTCCTTTGTACCCCAATATAACAACATGTAATTTacatggtagaaaatcacaaacatTAGTATGTGATATACATGGCACTTTGCTTAGATCACAATCTTTTTTCCCATATTTTATGTTAGTTGCATTTGAAGGTGGGAGCATTTTCAGAGCCTTTTTCTTGCTTTTGTCAAGTCCTTTTTTATgtgttttaaattttgaacttcaATTAAAAGTTATGATTTTCATTACATTTTGTGGATTAAGATTAAAGAACATGGACATTGTTGGAAGAGCTGTTTTGCCCAAATTTTATCTTGAAAGTCTTAATCTTCATGTTTATGAGGTGATAAATTCAGCAGGGGCTAAGATGGTATTTACTAGTGTGCCTAGAGTAATGGTTGAAGGATTTCTTAAAGAGTATCTAAATGTTGATAGTGTTATTGGGACTGAGTTGCATACTATTGGGAATTACTTTAGTGGATTGGTATCCAATTCAGGGTTGCTTATAAAGCACAGAGCTTTAAAGGAATTCATTGGGGAAAGAAAACCAGATATTGGCATTGGAACTTCAAGTTTTAATGATCATCTCTTTATCTCCTTTTGCAAG GAAGCTTATGTGGTTAACAAAGAAGACATGAAAATTGGTGCAAGCTCAACAATAATGCCAAGGGAGAAATATCCAAAGCCTCTAATATTTCATGATGGAAGGCTAGCTTTCCTTCCTACACCTCTTGCAACTCTTTCAATGTTCATATGGTTTCCTCTTGGAATATTTCTAGCAATTTTTAGAATCTCCATTGGTATATTCTTGCCCTACAAATTGGCCCTATTTTTGGCCACTTTAAGTGGTGTGAAACTCAGTTTAAATGGCACAGATCCATCAAGATTAGAAAATGGGAAAGGTGTACTCTATGTTTGCAATCACAGGACACTTTTGGACCCTGTTTTTCTTAGTATATTATTGGGGAAACCTTTGACAGCAGTGACTTACAGCTTGAGCAAGATGTCAGAGTTTATTTCTCCTATAAAAACTATGAGATTGACAAGAGATAGAGAACAAGATAGAGAGACCATGCAGAAATTGCTAAGTGAAG GTGATTTAGTGGTTTGTCCAGAAGGAACCACATGCAGAGAACCATATCTATTGAGGTTCAGTTCCTTGTTTGCTGAGTTAACTGATGAGATTGTGCCAGTGGCTGTGAACACAAATGTGACAATGTTTTATGGAAATACTGCTAGTGGATTCAAGTGCTTGGACCCAATCTTTTTCTTAATGAATCCCAGGCCTAGTTGCACTATTGAGATACTTGGGAAGGTGCCTAAAGAGCTAACATGCGCTGGTGTGAAGTctagaaataaaaataaagagcAGTCTGGTGCATCAAGCTCCCGCTATGCGAAAGGTttggggaagggccggaccacaagggtctattgtacgcagtcttaccctatATTTCTGCAAAAGACTATTTCTACGACTCAAACCCGTAATCTCCTGATCACATGGCAAGGTGGGAAGTCTACACATGAGGTGGCTAATTACATACAGAGACAATTGGCTGATGCATTGGGTTTTGAGTGCACTAAGTTTACAAGAAGGGACAAGTATTTGATGCTAGCTGGAAATAAAGGCCTAGTTATGCAGAATCCTTAG